In Candidatus Dadabacteria bacterium, the DNA window CGTTTCCGAACATCGAAGGTATGCTGTCGGGAGGCTTTCTCAGTATTGCGTTTGTGCCGAACTCATCTTCTGAGGGAACGAGGATCACGGATTTGCCTTTCTTCTCTTTCTCAAGGACGGAATCGAGGTCCTCACCGGTTATTAAAGGGGCGTCGCCCGGGATTACGAGCACGGACTTTGCGCCCATTTTTCTGCAGACCTGGATCGCAAGATCAACCGAAGAGCTCTCCCCGAGCTGGCTCTCCTCCCTTATTACGTCAAACCCTTCCTCAAGGGCCATTTTCTCCGCTTTCCTGTCGAGAGTAACGACGACCTTGTTATCAGCGAGCTTCGATTCGCCGACCGCGGAGAACACGTCTTCCAGCATCACGTAGGCAAGTTCGGTTCTC includes these proteins:
- the cofC gene encoding 2-phospho-L-lactate guanylyltransferase; translated protein: MKFILVPVKDLSRANERLASVLSNKQRTELAYVMLEDVFSAVGESKLADNKVVVTLDRKAEKMALEEGFDVIREESQLGESSSVDLAIQVCRKMGAKSVLVIPGDAPLITGEDLDSVLEKEKKGKSVILVPSEDEFGTNAILRKPPDSIPSMFGNDSFRKHREEAERRYVPCDVYRNFNISIDIDEPGDIETFSHHGSHTKTYRKLLELGLIKEEAGKNGAAAG